From Nitrospirota bacterium, the proteins below share one genomic window:
- a CDS encoding HD-GYP domain-containing protein, translated as MAQLLLDRLGMNHRTSAASTWTVPPILTQSEEAAASTLASFGSLLSLRDAETFAHSQRVIRYALKLGRRLGLAWEGLSTLGRGVFLHDLGKIHVPKTILNKPGPLSEAEWVVMKRHPATGYGMLRTAPHLEDEARIVLCHHEWYDGTGYPQGLKGEQIPLGARICAVVDMLDALTSARPYRRSVSFAEACEQIRSERETHFDPFVVEAFLSISGAEWQALKEEDHGLRSFVSPFAARPLAPWKGVHATFAVVRER; from the coding sequence ATGGCACAGCTCTTGCTGGACCGGCTGGGCATGAACCATCGCACATCAGCCGCTTCGACCTGGACCGTTCCGCCGATTCTCACCCAATCCGAGGAGGCGGCCGCATCCACGCTCGCGAGTTTTGGGTCGCTCCTGAGCCTTCGCGACGCGGAGACCTTCGCCCATTCCCAGCGGGTCATCCGTTACGCGCTGAAGCTGGGCCGGCGGTTGGGACTGGCGTGGGAAGGCTTGTCCACCTTGGGACGGGGAGTGTTCCTGCACGACCTGGGAAAGATTCACGTCCCCAAGACCATCCTGAACAAACCCGGCCCCCTCTCCGAAGCCGAATGGGTCGTCATGAAACGGCACCCCGCGACCGGATACGGCATGCTCCGCACGGCCCCCCACCTCGAGGACGAAGCCCGCATCGTCCTGTGCCACCACGAGTGGTATGACGGGACCGGATATCCGCAAGGGCTCAAGGGGGAACAAATCCCGCTTGGAGCGAGGATCTGCGCCGTGGTGGACATGCTGGACGCCCTCACCTCGGCGCGTCCCTACCGGCGCTCCGTGAGCTTCGCCGAAGCTTGCGAGCAGATTCGATCCGAACGCGAGACCCACTTCGACCCGTTCGTCGTCGAAGCCTTCCTGTCAATCAGCGGGGCGGAGTGGCAGGCGCTGAAGGAGGAGGACCACGGCCTCCGGTCGTTCGTCTCGCCCTTCGCGGCTCGCCCGCTCGCGCCGTGGAAGGGCGTCCACGCCACGTTCGCCGTCGTTCGGGAGAGGTGA
- the ribD gene encoding bifunctional diaminohydroxyphosphoribosylaminopyrimidine deaminase/5-amino-6-(5-phosphoribosylamino)uracil reductase RibD, with protein MSRSDLDRRHMALALRLAAKGRGATSPNPMVGAVIVANGRIVGRGYHRRAGEPHAERLALRAAGRRARGATLYVTLEPCSHTKKRTPPCVPAVLASGLRRIVVGMKDPNPLVAGRGIRALRRAGIRVEVGCLGKEAERLNQFYCHWRRTGRPFVILKAAMTLDGKIATAGGESRWITGPAARREVHRLRSQVDAILVGIGTVLRDDPRLTARPPHRAGHAPRQPLRVILDSTLRIPPSARVLTRPPGSPTVNTLIVTTVRAPRQRIRRLRERGVGVLVLPASRGQVSLRACLAHLGKRGISSALIEGGSRIHASALRENLVDHVKLFVAPRLLGGQDAKAVIGGASPKRLAEAVPLHGVSVTNLDGDFLIEGTPAR; from the coding sequence GTGAGCCGGTCCGACCTCGACCGCCGGCACATGGCGTTGGCGCTCCGCCTCGCCGCCAAGGGACGCGGCGCCACGAGCCCGAACCCGATGGTCGGAGCGGTGATCGTCGCGAACGGCCGCATCGTCGGCCGGGGCTACCACCGGCGGGCCGGCGAGCCCCATGCCGAGCGACTGGCTCTGCGAGCGGCCGGGCGCCGCGCCAGGGGCGCCACCCTCTACGTCACCCTCGAGCCTTGCAGCCACACCAAGAAGCGTACGCCTCCCTGCGTCCCGGCCGTGCTCGCAAGCGGCCTCCGCCGCATCGTCGTCGGGATGAAGGACCCCAATCCCCTGGTTGCGGGACGAGGCATCCGGGCCCTTCGCCGGGCCGGCATCAGAGTCGAGGTCGGCTGCCTGGGCAAAGAAGCGGAACGGCTGAACCAATTCTACTGTCATTGGCGGAGAACCGGCCGGCCTTTCGTCATCCTGAAAGCGGCCATGACCCTGGACGGAAAGATCGCGACAGCCGGCGGGGAGTCCCGGTGGATCACCGGCCCGGCGGCCAGGCGCGAGGTCCATCGGCTGCGCAGCCAGGTGGACGCGATCCTCGTGGGGATCGGGACCGTCCTCCGCGACGATCCGCGGCTGACCGCGAGGCCGCCGCATCGGGCCGGACACGCCCCCCGGCAACCCCTCCGCGTCATCCTCGACAGCACGCTCCGTATCCCCCCGTCGGCCCGCGTGCTCACGCGGCCGCCCGGCAGCCCAACCGTCAACACGTTGATCGTCACGACCGTCAGGGCCCCCAGACAACGGATCCGACGCCTGCGCGAGCGGGGAGTGGGGGTGCTCGTCCTGCCGGCCAGCCGCGGGCAGGTTTCGCTCCGTGCCTGTCTGGCGCACCTGGGCAAGCGCGGCATCAGCTCGGCCCTCATCGAAGGGGGAAGCCGCATCCACGCGTCGGCGCTCCGTGAGAATCTGGTGGATCACGTGAAGCTCTTCGTCGCTCCGCGTCTTCTGGGCGGTCAGGACGCCAAGGCCGTCATCGGCGGGGCGTCACCCAAACGGCTCGCGGAGGCCGTTCCCCTGCACGGGGTCTCGGTCACGAATCTGGACGGAGACTTCCTCATCGAAGGAACGCCTGCACGCTAG
- the ppdK gene encoding pyruvate, phosphate dikinase: MKKYVYYFGDGKAEGAGDNKELLGGKGAGLAEMTNLRISVPPGFTITTEACIEYYKRRKTYPPGMWDQAMQALKKVERSMNARFGDPASPLLVSVRSGARASMPGMMDTVLNVGLNERTVEGLTAKTRNERFAQDSYRRFITMFGSVVMGVDRERFEEILSHVKAERRVKHDTELDAKALKELVHLFKGAVREATGREFPEDPIEQLRMGINAVFTSWFGARAVTYRRLYNIPDSWGTAVNVVAMVFGNMGDTSGTGVAFTRDPASGEPTFFGECLLNAQGEDVVAGIRTPLPVKALAQTLPRAYKDLVATQKTLERHYRDMLDLEFTIQEGKLYMLQTRVGKRTGIAAVRIAVDMVKEGLISKREAVLRVAPEQLSQYLYPIFDSAEEGKHPPIGKGLPAGPGAAAGKIALTPDRAVEMQARGERVILVRQETSPDDIHGMNAALGFLTARGGMTSHAAVVARQMGKVCVAGCEAVEVGSGNTVRIGSQQFREGDYLSINGFTGQVYAGDIPVVPSEVIQVIQGKLDPKQSEKYRRFATFLRWADEFRALKVRANADIPDQAMVARGFGAEGIGLCRTEHMFFADDRIPIMQKMILARTSQERERYLDQLLPLQKQDFIGLYREMQGFPVTIRLLDPPLHEFLPHREDLMVEIARLELTGGDRALVEEKRQLLARVEELHEFNPMLGLRGCRLGITMPEITRMQTRAIIEAACEVAREGKKIVPEIMIPLVGMVSEMKAQKELIREVADETLKRCGMKLTYLVGTMIELPRAAVTAGRIAEEAEFFSFGTNDLTQTTFGFSRDDAAKFVGFYMRRQDSCPHCLSTDVDWKEMKCRSCGAAIAKKAENILDADPFAVLDREGVGAMMRMAITEGRQTRPDIKLGICGEHGGEPSSVAFCHELGLNYVSCSPYRVAIARLAAAQAALQADPGSALKRAGRGARTRRGKAAPARRPSRRAR, translated from the coding sequence ATGAAGAAATACGTCTATTACTTCGGTGACGGCAAGGCCGAAGGAGCCGGCGACAACAAGGAGCTGCTCGGCGGCAAAGGGGCCGGACTGGCCGAGATGACCAACCTGCGGATCTCCGTCCCCCCCGGCTTCACGATCACGACCGAGGCCTGCATCGAGTATTACAAGCGCAGGAAGACCTACCCGCCGGGGATGTGGGATCAGGCGATGCAGGCCCTGAAGAAGGTCGAGCGGTCCATGAACGCCCGCTTCGGGGATCCGGCCAGTCCGCTCCTCGTGTCGGTCCGCTCCGGAGCCCGGGCCTCCATGCCCGGGATGATGGACACGGTCCTGAACGTCGGGCTCAACGAACGGACCGTCGAAGGGCTGACGGCCAAGACGAGGAACGAGCGGTTCGCCCAGGACAGCTACCGGCGCTTCATCACGATGTTCGGCAGCGTGGTCATGGGCGTGGACCGGGAGCGGTTCGAAGAGATCCTTTCGCACGTGAAGGCCGAGCGGCGGGTCAAGCACGACACGGAACTGGACGCCAAGGCGCTCAAGGAACTGGTCCACCTGTTCAAGGGCGCCGTGCGCGAGGCGACCGGCCGCGAGTTTCCGGAGGACCCGATCGAGCAGCTCCGGATGGGCATCAACGCGGTCTTCACCTCCTGGTTCGGCGCCCGGGCCGTGACCTACCGGCGGCTCTACAACATCCCGGACAGTTGGGGCACGGCCGTGAACGTGGTCGCCATGGTCTTCGGCAACATGGGGGACACGAGCGGCACCGGCGTGGCGTTCACGCGCGACCCGGCCTCCGGCGAGCCCACCTTCTTCGGCGAGTGCCTGCTGAACGCCCAGGGGGAGGACGTCGTCGCCGGCATTCGGACGCCGCTGCCGGTGAAGGCCCTGGCCCAGACCCTGCCGCGGGCCTACAAGGACCTCGTGGCCACGCAGAAGACGCTCGAGCGCCACTACCGCGACATGTTGGACCTGGAGTTCACGATCCAGGAAGGCAAGCTCTACATGCTCCAGACGCGGGTCGGGAAGCGGACCGGCATCGCCGCGGTGCGCATCGCCGTGGACATGGTGAAGGAGGGATTGATCAGCAAACGGGAAGCGGTCCTGCGCGTCGCCCCGGAGCAGCTCTCCCAGTACCTCTACCCGATCTTCGACTCGGCGGAGGAGGGGAAGCATCCGCCGATCGGCAAGGGCCTGCCCGCGGGACCGGGGGCCGCCGCCGGCAAGATCGCGCTCACGCCGGACCGGGCGGTGGAGATGCAGGCACGGGGAGAACGGGTCATCCTGGTCCGGCAGGAGACCAGCCCGGACGACATCCACGGCATGAACGCGGCGCTGGGTTTCCTGACCGCCAGGGGCGGGATGACTTCGCACGCCGCCGTGGTGGCCAGGCAGATGGGCAAGGTCTGCGTGGCCGGCTGTGAGGCGGTGGAGGTGGGAAGCGGCAACACGGTCCGGATCGGCTCGCAGCAATTCCGGGAAGGCGACTACCTCTCGATCAACGGTTTCACCGGCCAGGTCTACGCGGGAGACATTCCCGTGGTCCCCTCAGAAGTCATTCAGGTCATTCAGGGCAAGCTGGACCCGAAGCAGTCGGAGAAGTACCGGCGCTTCGCGACGTTCCTCAGGTGGGCCGACGAGTTCCGCGCCTTGAAGGTCCGGGCCAACGCGGACATCCCGGACCAGGCCATGGTCGCGCGCGGTTTCGGGGCGGAAGGCATCGGGCTCTGCCGGACCGAGCACATGTTTTTCGCGGACGATCGGATCCCCATCATGCAGAAGATGATCCTCGCCCGCACCAGCCAGGAGCGCGAGCGGTACCTGGACCAGTTGCTCCCGCTGCAGAAGCAGGACTTCATCGGCCTCTACCGGGAGATGCAGGGCTTTCCGGTGACCATCCGCCTCCTGGACCCGCCGCTCCACGAGTTCCTGCCCCATCGGGAGGACCTGATGGTGGAAATCGCCCGGCTGGAGCTGACCGGCGGAGACCGGGCCCTCGTCGAGGAGAAGCGCCAGCTCCTGGCGAGGGTGGAGGAGTTGCACGAGTTCAACCCGATGCTGGGGCTGCGGGGATGCCGCCTCGGGATCACCATGCCGGAGATCACCCGGATGCAGACCCGCGCGATCATCGAAGCCGCCTGCGAGGTGGCGCGCGAGGGGAAGAAGATCGTCCCCGAGATCATGATCCCGCTCGTCGGCATGGTCTCGGAGATGAAGGCCCAGAAGGAGCTGATCCGCGAGGTGGCGGACGAGACGCTCAAGCGCTGCGGGATGAAGCTGACCTACCTGGTGGGCACGATGATCGAGCTGCCGCGGGCCGCCGTGACCGCCGGGCGGATCGCGGAAGAGGCCGAGTTCTTCTCGTTCGGCACCAACGACCTGACCCAGACCACCTTCGGGTTCTCGCGCGACGACGCCGCCAAGTTCGTCGGGTTCTACATGCGGCGGCAGGACAGTTGTCCCCACTGTCTGTCCACCGACGTGGACTGGAAGGAGATGAAGTGCCGCAGCTGCGGCGCCGCCATCGCCAAGAAGGCCGAGAACATCCTGGACGCCGACCCCTTCGCCGTCCTGGACCGGGAAGGGGTCGGGGCCATGATGCGCATGGCCATCACCGAGGGCCGCCAGACGCGCCCGGACATCAAGCTGGGCATCTGCGGAGAGCACGGCGGAGAGCCGAGCTCCGTCGCCTTCTGCCACGAGCTGGGCCTGAACTACGTCAGCTGCTCCCCGTACCGGGTCGCGATCGCGCGGCTCGCGGCGGCTCAAGCGGCGCTGCAAGCCGACCCCGGCAGCGCCCTGAAGAGAGCCGGCCGCGGGGCACGGACCCGGCGTGGCAAGGCTGCACCGGCCCGGCGGCCAAGTCGGCGCGCCAGGTGA
- a CDS encoding IPT/TIG domain-containing protein, whose protein sequence is MRVQARVLWTVAAASAIMTMVLVGQPGVVTAAEKEKPAKQRKAAKADRSGTAKVESTKASAAAAAAKSKTCFGEAPKIQQVKPDEGKPGTAVTITGQNFGAVGCLTGVSFGPGQAAKFTHANDSTVTATVPAGKKGMLLLTVTTASGEDSKPFLVK, encoded by the coding sequence ATGCGCGTGCAGGCACGAGTTCTGTGGACGGTGGCCGCGGCGTCTGCGATCATGACGATGGTGCTCGTTGGTCAGCCCGGAGTCGTGACGGCCGCCGAGAAAGAGAAACCGGCCAAGCAGCGGAAGGCGGCAAAAGCGGACAGGAGCGGCACGGCAAAGGTGGAGAGCACCAAAGCCTCGGCGGCGGCGGCCGCGGCCAAATCCAAAACCTGCTTCGGCGAGGCGCCGAAGATCCAGCAGGTCAAGCCCGACGAGGGCAAGCCGGGCACGGCGGTCACGATCACCGGCCAGAATTTCGGCGCGGTCGGATGCCTCACGGGCGTGTCGTTCGGGCCGGGCCAGGCGGCGAAGTTCACCCATGCGAACGATTCGACCGTGACGGCGACGGTGCCCGCCGGCAAGAAAGGCATGTTGCTCCTCACGGTCACGACCGCCTCGGGCGAGGATTCGAAGCCGTTTTTGGTGAAATGA
- a CDS encoding riboflavin synthase: MFTGIVEEMGVVKSLEGSLAGSRLSILASTVMSDLAIGASVSVNGACLTVVSVGEREFAVEVSPETLSVTNLGRLAAGMPVNLERAMRINERIGGHLVAGHVDAVGSIRDRRQEGNSLVLTIEAPTEILRYCVPKGSVTIDGISMTVNEVTDRTFSVAVIPHTAKATTLGLKHPGDSVNLESDLIGKYVERLLQERSHLPPKPPPAIDRDYLLKRGLI; this comes from the coding sequence ATGTTCACCGGCATCGTGGAGGAAATGGGCGTCGTCAAGTCGCTGGAGGGAAGCCTGGCGGGCAGCCGCCTGTCCATCCTCGCTTCGACGGTCATGAGCGACCTGGCGATCGGCGCCAGCGTCAGCGTGAACGGGGCCTGTCTGACCGTCGTCTCGGTCGGGGAGCGGGAGTTCGCCGTCGAGGTTTCGCCCGAGACGCTCTCCGTGACCAACCTGGGCAGGCTGGCGGCCGGGATGCCGGTGAACCTGGAACGGGCAATGAGGATCAACGAGCGGATCGGCGGGCACCTGGTGGCCGGGCACGTGGACGCGGTCGGCTCGATCCGCGACCGGCGTCAGGAGGGGAACTCGCTCGTGCTGACGATCGAAGCCCCGACCGAGATTCTCCGCTACTGCGTGCCGAAGGGCTCCGTCACGATCGACGGGATCAGCATGACCGTGAACGAAGTCACCGACCGGACGTTCAGCGTCGCGGTGATCCCCCACACGGCGAAAGCGACCACGCTGGGCCTCAAACACCCGGGAGACTCGGTCAACCTGGAGTCGGACCTGATCGGCAAGTACGTCGAGCGGCTCCTGCAGGAGCGGAGCCACCTGCCTCCCAAACCGCCCCCCGCGATCGACCGGGACTACCTCCTCAAGCGCGGGCTGATCTGA
- a CDS encoding MFS transporter, translated as MTPFLLLCGIGVSCFISYNLVRMPALALFAQSLGAGPERIGLVVSVSTLAGVLMKLPAGALSDIYGRRVLMRVGILAFGLPPFFYPFVSDLEQLIGLRFAHGLATAIFAPSALATVADLYRERRGAALGWYTASTQAGALLGPVLGGWLVYAAGFPATFVTAGVFGCLGLFLFLSLRLAPPPPRAVEKGIGAVLGEVWKGSRTVWRNTRVLVTSGTDAAKMVANGALMAFLPIYGVAVGLNPGEVGLLFGIQGVTSFLSKPVMGRASDLVGRRPLILIGLVICAGTFLLIPQVSALPLLLLLAAGFGFGEAVVTSSTTALVADLSELKTMGAGIGMQGTINDIGHAAGPLLAGVLIAHLSYRGAFAAISGLQVAAALVFWRVVRQ; from the coding sequence GTGACCCCGTTCCTCCTCCTCTGCGGCATCGGCGTTTCCTGTTTCATCAGCTACAACCTGGTCCGGATGCCCGCGTTGGCCCTCTTTGCCCAGTCTCTGGGGGCGGGGCCTGAGCGCATCGGCCTCGTGGTCTCGGTCTCCACCCTGGCCGGCGTGCTGATGAAGCTGCCGGCCGGGGCCCTCTCGGACATCTACGGCCGGCGGGTTCTGATGCGGGTCGGCATCCTCGCGTTCGGACTGCCGCCCTTCTTCTATCCGTTCGTCTCCGACCTGGAGCAACTGATCGGCCTGCGCTTCGCGCACGGGCTGGCCACCGCGATCTTCGCCCCCAGCGCGCTGGCGACGGTGGCCGACCTGTACCGGGAGCGGCGCGGCGCCGCGCTGGGCTGGTACACCGCGTCCACCCAGGCCGGCGCTCTCCTGGGCCCGGTGCTGGGCGGGTGGCTGGTCTACGCCGCCGGATTTCCCGCGACCTTCGTGACCGCGGGGGTCTTCGGCTGCCTGGGCCTGTTCCTCTTCCTCAGCCTGCGGCTGGCGCCGCCTCCGCCGCGCGCGGTCGAAAAGGGGATCGGGGCGGTCCTGGGGGAAGTATGGAAGGGCTCGCGCACGGTCTGGCGCAATACCAGGGTGCTGGTCACCAGCGGCACCGACGCGGCCAAGATGGTCGCCAACGGCGCGCTCATGGCGTTCCTGCCGATCTACGGGGTTGCGGTCGGCTTGAACCCCGGCGAGGTGGGCCTGCTGTTCGGTATCCAGGGCGTCACCTCGTTCCTCTCCAAGCCGGTGATGGGACGGGCGTCCGACCTGGTCGGGCGCCGTCCGCTCATCCTGATCGGGCTGGTCATCTGCGCCGGCACGTTTCTGCTGATCCCGCAGGTCTCCGCCCTCCCGCTCCTGCTCCTCCTCGCCGCCGGCTTCGGGTTCGGCGAGGCAGTCGTGACTTCGTCCACCACGGCCCTGGTGGCGGACCTGTCCGAGCTCAAGACGATGGGCGCGGGCATCGGCATGCAGGGCACGATCAACGACATCGGGCACGCGGCCGGCCCTCTGCTGGCCGGGGTCTTGATCGCACATCTGAGCTATCGGGGCGCCTTCGCCGCCATCTCCGGGCTGCAGGTGGCGGCCGCGCTGGTCTTCTGGCGCGTCGTGCGGCAATAG
- the glyS gene encoding glycine--tRNA ligase subunit beta: protein MAKPTTGKNAASRRQTPASPSAELLLEIGTEELPHQFIAPALRSLRESAERLFKEHRLTHGTIGTFGTPRRLVLAVQALAGRQTATMREAMGPSKAVAFDAAGQPTKAALGFAGSQGIAVADLGIRRTPKGEYVFAVKRDQGRTAPAILAELLPGLIAGLSFPKSMKWNETGLRFARPIRWLLALYGGKPVPFQVGGISSGAKTWGHRFLGPSGKGSRLGLPVKDLKSYQHVLKKHFVIPDQDERRRLIDKQLDDLARSARGHLHRDEELLEQAVYAVEHPHAVLGEFNPQYLSLPKETIMTAMKEHQGFFALMDRKGNVLPRFVSVTNMKLPNMGLIRAGNERVLAARLADAKFYFDEDRKTRLADRMEKLKGVIFHQKIGTQYERTLRLKELAGELANRLQQAGLPVEPTVNTTCRRAAELCKADLTTGLVGEFPTLQGVMGGEYARHDGEPEEVCRAIAEQYLPRFAEDELPKTQAGLILSLADRLDSIFSFFRVGLIPSGSEDPFGLRRHALAIVRIILEGNLPLDLGKLAVTVYDILLDAGIKSATAAAKADTPHPEVEFILDRLRYYGRTVDGLRDDVMDAVLEAERKRTPTLEDRFKNLPDLYARMKAIQAITTRPEFDPLMIGFKRAHRIVEKERWVQEEVDPVLFQHPSETELHKALDEVRLQVPYAIAQGDYATALDGLVRLKPAIDAFFVGVLVNTEEKRLRENRLSLLCAVDRLFLQFADFSQIVVQGA from the coding sequence ATGGCCAAGCCGACGACAGGCAAGAACGCCGCTTCCCGACGCCAGACTCCGGCCTCACCTAGCGCGGAGCTCCTGCTGGAGATTGGAACAGAGGAGCTCCCGCACCAGTTCATTGCCCCCGCGCTACGCTCTCTCCGAGAGTCGGCCGAACGGCTGTTCAAGGAACACCGGCTCACCCACGGCACCATCGGAACGTTCGGAACGCCGAGGCGGCTCGTCCTGGCGGTTCAGGCCCTGGCCGGCCGGCAGACGGCGACGATGCGCGAAGCCATGGGCCCTTCGAAAGCCGTCGCCTTCGACGCAGCCGGACAGCCGACGAAGGCCGCCCTCGGGTTCGCCGGTTCGCAGGGAATCGCCGTCGCCGACCTGGGGATCCGCCGGACCCCCAAGGGCGAATACGTCTTTGCCGTCAAGCGCGACCAAGGACGTACGGCCCCGGCAATCCTCGCGGAGCTCCTGCCCGGCCTGATCGCCGGCCTCTCCTTTCCCAAGTCCATGAAGTGGAACGAGACCGGCCTGCGCTTCGCGCGGCCCATCCGCTGGCTGCTCGCCCTCTACGGCGGCAAGCCCGTTCCGTTTCAGGTCGGCGGCATCTCCTCCGGCGCCAAAACCTGGGGCCATCGGTTCCTCGGCCCATCGGGGAAGGGAAGCCGGCTGGGCCTGCCGGTGAAGGATCTCAAGTCCTACCAGCACGTGCTGAAGAAGCACTTCGTCATCCCGGATCAGGACGAACGGCGCAGGCTGATTGACAAGCAACTGGATGACCTGGCCAGGTCGGCTCGCGGGCATCTGCACCGGGACGAAGAGCTGCTGGAGCAGGCCGTCTACGCGGTGGAGCACCCGCACGCCGTCCTCGGAGAGTTCAATCCGCAGTACCTGTCCCTCCCCAAAGAGACCATCATGACCGCGATGAAGGAGCACCAGGGCTTCTTCGCCCTCATGGACCGGAAGGGGAACGTGCTCCCGCGCTTCGTCTCGGTCACGAACATGAAGCTGCCCAACATGGGGCTGATCAGGGCGGGGAACGAGCGGGTGCTGGCCGCCCGGCTGGCCGACGCCAAGTTCTACTTCGACGAGGATCGGAAGACCAGGCTGGCCGATCGGATGGAGAAGCTCAAAGGGGTCATCTTTCACCAAAAGATCGGCACGCAGTACGAGCGGACCCTTCGTCTGAAAGAGCTGGCTGGGGAATTGGCCAACAGACTCCAACAGGCGGGTCTGCCAGTTGAACCAACCGTTAACACGACCTGCCGCCGCGCCGCGGAATTGTGCAAGGCTGACCTTACCACGGGCCTTGTCGGCGAGTTCCCAACTCTTCAGGGCGTCATGGGAGGGGAATATGCCAGGCACGACGGGGAGCCGGAAGAAGTCTGCCGCGCGATCGCCGAACAGTACCTTCCCCGGTTCGCGGAGGACGAGCTGCCCAAGACGCAGGCCGGCCTGATCCTGTCTCTTGCGGACCGGCTCGATTCGATCTTCTCGTTCTTCCGCGTCGGTCTCATCCCCAGCGGCTCCGAGGATCCGTTCGGGCTCAGGCGGCATGCCCTGGCCATTGTCAGAATCATTCTGGAGGGCAACCTGCCGTTAGACCTCGGGAAGTTAGCGGTCACAGTCTACGATATCTTGCTCGACGCAGGGATTAAGTCCGCCACTGCCGCGGCCAAAGCTGACACGCCTCATCCAGAAGTTGAGTTCATCCTGGACCGGTTGCGATACTATGGACGGACAGTAGATGGATTGCGGGACGACGTCATGGACGCCGTGCTTGAGGCTGAGAGGAAGAGGACGCCGACTCTGGAGGACCGGTTCAAGAACTTGCCCGACCTGTACGCCAGGATGAAAGCCATCCAGGCCATTACGACCAGGCCCGAGTTCGATCCGCTGATGATCGGCTTCAAGCGGGCGCACCGCATCGTGGAGAAGGAGCGATGGGTGCAGGAGGAGGTGGACCCGGTCCTCTTCCAGCATCCCTCCGAGACCGAGCTGCACAAGGCCCTCGACGAGGTGAGGCTCCAGGTTCCCTATGCCATCGCGCAGGGGGACTATGCGACGGCCCTCGACGGGCTCGTCCGGCTCAAGCCGGCCATTGATGCGTTCTTCGTCGGCGTGCTGGTCAACACCGAGGAAAAACGCTTGCGGGAGAATCGTCTGTCGCTCCTGTGCGCGGTGGACCGGCTGTTCCTGCAGTTCGCGGACTTTTCGCAGATCGTGGTGCAGGGGGCCTGA